A portion of the Candidatus Pristimantibacillus lignocellulolyticus genome contains these proteins:
- the rplQ gene encoding 50S ribosomal protein L17, producing MAYQKLGRDASARKALFRDLVTDLFLYERIQTTEAKAKEVRSIAEKLITKAKKGDLHARRQVAAYVRRETVDGEKDAIQKLFSELAPRYTERNGGYTRILKLGPRRGDAAPMVYLELVDRG from the coding sequence ACGTAAAGCTCTTTTCCGTGATCTTGTAACTGACTTGTTCCTATATGAGCGTATCCAAACAACTGAGGCTAAAGCGAAAGAAGTTCGTTCAATCGCTGAAAAACTAATTACGAAAGCGAAGAAGGGTGACCTTCATGCGCGTCGTCAAGTAGCTGCTTATGTTCGTCGTGAAACTGTTGACGGTGAGAAGGATGCTATTCAAAAGCTTTTCTCTGAATTGGCACCTCGTTATACAGAGCGTAACGGTGGATACACACGTATTCTTAAATTAGGACCTCGTCGTGGTGACGCTGCACCTATGGTTTACTTAGAATTAGTTGACCGTGGCTAG